The following proteins are co-located in the Apium graveolens cultivar Ventura chromosome 5, ASM990537v1, whole genome shotgun sequence genome:
- the LOC141660519 gene encoding uncharacterized protein LOC141660519 produces MHSGVCYWITRSCFNCGQKGHIIRDYKQPLKKSRDQNDQNWRNNQKTGGRVFSITAKDAANTPGTITGTLLIGNRNATVLFDTGATHSFVSTSYVKHLCIAPTTLSSEFSVGNPIGQHKVTIDCQRKKIIFGNPNSPEFEFQGFTSSGLGKFISSIKAKRMLTHGCEGYLAHVIDSSMESPELVDVNVVCEFFDVFSEDLDGLPPQRELEFSIDLLSGAQLISKAPYRMAPLELQELKEQLRELLEKGFIRPSVSPWGAPVLFVKNKDGSMRLYIDYWELNRITIKNKYPLSRIDDLFD; encoded by the exons ATGCACAGTGGTGTTTGTTATTGGATTACTAGATCATGCTTTAACTGCGGCCAGAAGGGCCACATTATTCGAGATTACAAGCAGCCACTAAAGAAGTCTCGGGACCAGAACGATCAGAATTGGAGAAATAATCAGAAGACTGGTGGGCGTGTCTTTTCTATTACCGCAAAGGATGCTGCAAATACCCCAGGTACCATTACGGGAACACTTTTGATTGGAAATAGGAATGCTACGGTCTTATTTGACACTGGTGCTACACACTCATTTGTCTCTACATCTTATGTTAAACACTTATGCATTGCACCCACTACACTTTCATCAGAATTTTCTGTTGGTAACCCTATTGGG CAGCATAAGGTCACTATTGATTGTCAAAggaagaaaataatttttggtaaTCCAAATTCACCCGAGTTCGAGTTCCAAGGTTTTACGTCTAGTGGTTTGGGGAAATTTATTTCATCCATCAAGGCCAAGAGGATGCTTACACATGGATGTGAAGGATATTTAGCTCATGTGATTGATTCTTCTATGGAATCGCCTGAACTTGTGGATGTCAATGTAGTTTGTGAGTTTTTCGATGTGTTTTCAGAGGACTTGGATGGACTACCACCACAAAGAGAGTTGGAATTTTCTATTGACCTGCTTTCCGGTGCGCAACTGATTTCTAAGGCTCCATATCGCATGGCTCCATTGGAATTGCAAGAGTTAAAGGAACAACTGCGGGAACTTCTTGAGAAAGGTTTCATCAGGCCTAGTGTTTCACCTTGGGGTGCACCTGTCTTGTTTGTGAAGAATAAGGATGGTTCAATGAGGCTATATATTGATTATTGGGAGTTGAACAGAATCacgataaagaataagtatccattgTCGAGGATCGACGACTTATTTGATTAG